AAGAAAGAGTAAATCAATTGCCTTTAACGTGATATAAAAGAAAAAATTAGGACCTTTATGTGTGTTAAATGACTATAAATAGCAATGTTTAGGGTATTCAAGTTTATTTCAATTTAAAGTGATTTTAACACCGGTGAAACAACAATTTTTAGAATTATTAGTACAATTAAAGTATAAAATTTAATTGTAAAGAAGGGATCATTTTGAGCGAAACAATTAGTAGTTATGAAGATTTATTAGAGATGTTAGATTCATTATTACGTGAACCAACTCAGTTTTGGGATGATTTTTATTCTAATCGTGAAAAAGGAATCCCCTTTTTTGCTAATAAACCAGATGAGAATTTAGTGAAATATTTTGAGGGAAAATTATTTAATCCAGGAAAAGTCCTGGAACTCGGATGTGGTCCAGGCAGGAATGCAATTTACTTTGCTAAAAAAGGATGTTTAGTTGATGCAGTAGATTTATCGCAAGAATCAATTCAATGGGCGACAGAACGAGCGAAAGAACAAAATGTAAATGTAAATTTTATTTGCGACAATATTTTTGACTTACAAATTGAAGAGGGAGCATATGATATTGTGTATGATTCGGGATGTCTTCATCACATTGCTCCACACAGAAGAATAAGTTATATAAATTTGGTAAAAAAAGCTTTAAAACCAAATGGGCATTTTGCAATCACTTGCTTTGTTCAAGGTGGAGAATTAGGTGGAGCAGACATAACAGATTGGGAAGTATACAGACTACGAAGTCTTAAAGGAGGACTAGGATTTACAGATGAAAAGCTAAGAACCATTTTTAAAGACTTCTCTGAAATAGAAATACGTAAGATGAAAGAAATTAAACAATCAAATGAAGTATTTGGTGTGCCTGCGCTATGGACAGCCTTATTTATGAAAGAGTCTACTAAATAATGAAAAAAGATGTATTACTATAAGTAAATTATATTATTTATTTTCACTAGCAAGGATTACATAAAAAAAATAGCCGACTCCTTAACGTACAGGGATTCGGCTATTTTTTGTCTAAAATGTGTCTAAGCGTACAATTTTCCCAAAATGATATGGTGACCCCATGCCCATCAACTTAAGGTTTTGGTGTCCCCCCACAACGATAAAAATAAACTTGGTTGCCATAAAAGACATCACGTTTTCATTCTGAAAGCATTATAGAAGTTTAACCTAATATATAGCAGGTACCGACTATTAAGTAATGGGATTAGTCGCTACATCAATAAAGATAATTTAAATTAAAAAAACACCTTTCATTAATGTTGAGTGAAAGGTGTTTTGAATTTTTAATTATAATTCATCTTCTTCAGCTTTGTTATGATTATATTTACCAAATCCATACATACATAAACCGAAAAGTACCCCCCATATAATGTTGCCAGTAAGGTCTCTCATAGTAATTGTTTCTCCAGATAACTGTGGTAAAAAAGTATATAAAGCATAGAAAATAAAGCCTGAAATTATCGAATTTCGTATCAATGTTTTATTATTTGCATAACGTAAGTATACTTTTTTTATACGCATCATTATAAATATATAAGATGATGTTATTAAAAGAATAATTAAGGATAGCGTACCAAGTGATGTCACTTCTTTATTTAAAATCACATCATATATGATAGCTCCAAAGCAGATAAAAAGAGCTAGCATCCCAGCGTTTGCCATTATTTCAAAGGCTGTATTTTGTTCTCGTTCATCAACAGAAGTACCCTTACCAAAAAGATAAAATTTTAATAGCTTAGACATTAATCTTCCTCCCAAAATAAATCATTT
This genomic stretch from Bacillus pseudomycoides harbors:
- a CDS encoding class I SAM-dependent methyltransferase, whose amino-acid sequence is MSETISSYEDLLEMLDSLLREPTQFWDDFYSNREKGIPFFANKPDENLVKYFEGKLFNPGKVLELGCGPGRNAIYFAKKGCLVDAVDLSQESIQWATERAKEQNVNVNFICDNIFDLQIEEGAYDIVYDSGCLHHIAPHRRISYINLVKKALKPNGHFAITCFVQGGELGGADITDWEVYRLRSLKGGLGFTDEKLRTIFKDFSEIEIRKMKEIKQSNEVFGVPALWTALFMKESTK